The following proteins come from a genomic window of Proteiniphilum propionicum:
- the trkA gene encoding Trk system potassium transporter TrkA yields MKILIAGAGAVGTHLAKLLGQENHNITLMDDDKDRLSMINDNTDILTYIGNCTSLKDLTDAGITNSDLYIGVTTEESRNITSCMLASNLGAKKTLARIDNYEYLLPKNTGFFEKLGINSMIYPELMAAKEIAMALKTPWTRFWWELCNGTVILSAAKVRENAPIVNKYLHELMQSVKLFHLVAIKRDSHTIIPKGSDQILPNDILYFTTLRKHLDSLPELLGKKSFETKRIIFMGGSRITMRTVQQLPQNINIKIIEQDRERAEMLVETAPPNVTVFVEDGRNTEFLIREGITETDAFLALTGNSEANILSCMMAKQYGVKKTVAEVENIDYISMAERFDIGTVINKKLIAASKIYELLLKADASNIKSLTIADANVGEVIAKPNSKVTKKLIKNLNLPSDITFGALIRNGEPMLVDGDTLIEPYDQVVVFFLSKSLRSIESYFN; encoded by the coding sequence ATGAAAATCTTAATTGCCGGTGCAGGCGCCGTGGGAACTCACCTCGCGAAACTTCTGGGACAGGAGAATCACAATATAACACTGATGGACGACGACAAAGACCGTCTATCTATGATAAACGACAATACAGATATATTGACATATATCGGCAACTGCACTTCACTTAAAGATCTCACTGACGCAGGTATTACCAATTCCGATCTTTATATTGGCGTAACCACTGAGGAGTCAAGGAATATCACTTCATGTATGCTGGCATCCAACCTGGGAGCAAAAAAAACACTTGCCCGCATAGATAATTACGAGTACCTGCTGCCTAAAAATACCGGATTCTTCGAAAAACTGGGAATCAATTCAATGATCTACCCTGAACTGATGGCCGCAAAGGAGATCGCAATGGCGCTTAAAACACCCTGGACACGCTTTTGGTGGGAGCTATGCAACGGAACAGTGATACTTTCTGCTGCAAAAGTAAGAGAGAATGCTCCCATAGTGAACAAATATCTGCATGAGCTTATGCAAAGCGTGAAACTGTTCCACCTGGTAGCCATCAAACGTGACTCTCACACCATTATACCCAAAGGAAGCGACCAGATACTTCCTAACGACATTCTCTATTTCACCACTTTAAGAAAACACCTGGATTCACTTCCCGAGTTGCTGGGGAAAAAATCTTTCGAAACAAAAAGGATCATTTTCATGGGAGGAAGCCGTATAACAATGCGTACAGTACAGCAACTCCCCCAGAATATCAATATAAAAATAATAGAACAGGACAGAGAACGTGCTGAGATGCTGGTCGAAACAGCTCCTCCAAATGTCACAGTTTTTGTAGAAGATGGGCGCAACACTGAGTTCCTTATACGCGAAGGTATCACCGAAACAGATGCATTCCTCGCTCTCACCGGGAACTCGGAAGCAAATATCCTGAGCTGTATGATGGCAAAACAGTATGGTGTAAAGAAAACTGTTGCAGAGGTTGAAAACATCGATTATATATCGATGGCGGAACGGTTCGACATTGGAACAGTTATCAACAAAAAACTTATTGCAGCCAGTAAGATCTATGAACTGCTGTTGAAAGCCGATGCCTCGAATATAAAAAGCCTCACCATCGCCGATGCAAACGTAGGGGAGGTAATTGCCAAACCCAACTCGAAGGTGACAAAAAAACTTATTAAAAACCTTAACCTGCCCTCCGACATCACTTTTGGAGCGCTTATCAGAAACGGCGAGCCTATGCTTGTAGATGGAGATACACTAATAGAACCTTACGACCAGGTTGTGGTATTCTTCCTAAGTAAATCACTGAGGAGCATAGAAAGCTATTTTAATTAA
- the dxs gene encoding 1-deoxy-D-xylulose-5-phosphate synthase yields the protein MKYLQKINSPGDLKKLSVDELKTVCDDLREFIIEQLSHNPGHFGSSLGTVELTVALHYLYNTPYDRLVWDVGHQAYSHKILTGRRGLFSTNRKLGGLSGFTNPNESEYDTFIAGHASTSISAALGMAVAANLNNENRHIVAIIGDGAMTGGLAYEGINNACSQPNNLLIILNDNDMSIDNNVGGIQDYLVKLTTSAKYNRFRNNLYQGFKKRKLISEKEKNLVLRFNNSVKSLLTKEQNIFEGFNIRYFGPVDGHDLPGLIRILRNIKDMQGPKLLHIKTVKGKGFKPAEKSATVWHAPGLFNKETGERILKDNKDQPQLYQDVFGHTLVEMAEKNCKIVGVTPAMPTGCSMTYMMDRFPNRVFDVGIAEAHAVTFSAGMAKEGLIPFCNIYSSFMQRAYDQVIHDVALQKLKVVMCLDRAGLVGADGPTHHGVFDLAYLRPIPNLVISAPFNEHELRNLMYTAVYGNDGPFVIRYPRGQGEITNWQNEPQILTIGKGRKLKQGKEIALLSIGAIGNNASKAIAEAEKLGISVAHYDMVFLKPVDEELLEEVAKKYKYIITVENGVIKGGLGSAVLEFLAENDYSNIHLHRIGIGDEFVTHGSVKELQQLTKIDENSILENIIKINDKLNNRSSDILPTIEPIASTNIIHNRFIVK from the coding sequence ATGAAATACTTACAAAAAATAAATAGTCCCGGTGATCTGAAAAAACTCAGTGTTGACGAACTGAAAACTGTTTGTGATGATCTGAGAGAATTCATCATTGAACAACTGTCGCACAACCCCGGGCATTTCGGATCGAGCCTGGGTACGGTGGAGTTGACAGTGGCACTCCATTATCTATACAATACACCTTACGACAGGCTCGTATGGGATGTAGGGCATCAGGCATACAGCCACAAAATACTTACCGGGCGGCGCGGACTCTTTTCAACCAACCGCAAACTGGGAGGACTTTCCGGATTCACTAATCCCAATGAAAGTGAATACGATACTTTCATTGCCGGACACGCATCAACCTCCATTTCGGCAGCGCTGGGAATGGCAGTTGCAGCTAACCTCAACAATGAAAACCGTCACATAGTTGCAATCATTGGCGATGGTGCAATGACGGGCGGCCTGGCATACGAGGGAATCAACAATGCCTGTTCACAACCCAACAACCTGCTTATTATCCTTAACGACAACGATATGTCTATCGACAATAATGTTGGAGGAATTCAGGACTACCTGGTGAAACTGACTACATCGGCCAAATATAACAGGTTCCGTAACAACCTTTACCAGGGTTTCAAAAAACGGAAGCTAATCTCCGAGAAAGAAAAAAATCTGGTATTGCGATTCAACAACAGCGTAAAATCGCTTCTCACTAAAGAACAAAATATTTTTGAGGGATTCAACATACGCTATTTCGGTCCGGTTGACGGTCACGATCTGCCGGGACTTATCCGCATTCTAAGAAACATCAAAGATATGCAGGGTCCTAAACTGCTGCACATTAAAACGGTTAAAGGAAAAGGATTCAAGCCTGCAGAGAAATCGGCCACGGTATGGCATGCTCCGGGACTTTTCAATAAAGAGACTGGTGAACGTATTCTAAAGGATAATAAGGATCAGCCACAACTATATCAGGATGTTTTCGGACATACACTCGTTGAGATGGCAGAGAAAAACTGCAAGATTGTGGGTGTTACACCGGCAATGCCTACCGGCTGTTCCATGACCTATATGATGGATAGATTTCCCAACCGGGTTTTCGATGTAGGTATTGCCGAGGCGCATGCGGTAACCTTCTCTGCAGGTATGGCCAAAGAGGGGCTTATTCCTTTCTGCAACATCTACTCATCATTCATGCAGCGTGCTTATGATCAGGTTATTCACGACGTTGCCCTTCAGAAGCTGAAAGTGGTTATGTGTCTCGACAGAGCCGGGCTGGTAGGTGCCGACGGCCCCACTCACCACGGTGTATTCGATCTGGCATACTTGCGGCCGATACCCAATCTGGTAATCTCAGCACCTTTTAATGAGCATGAGCTACGAAACCTGATGTACACAGCTGTATATGGTAACGACGGGCCATTTGTGATTCGCTATCCACGGGGACAAGGTGAGATCACCAACTGGCAGAACGAACCTCAGATACTCACTATAGGAAAAGGACGAAAACTTAAACAAGGAAAAGAGATTGCCCTTCTCTCAATAGGAGCTATAGGCAACAACGCGTCTAAAGCAATTGCCGAGGCAGAGAAGTTAGGTATAAGTGTGGCACATTACGACATGGTTTTCTTGAAACCTGTAGATGAAGAGTTACTTGAAGAGGTTGCGAAAAAATACAAATATATTATAACTGTTGAAAACGGAGTTATTAAAGGTGGTTTGGGAAGTGCTGTACTTGAGTTTCTGGCAGAAAACGACTACAGTAACATTCATTTACACCGCATAGGCATCGGCGATGAATTTGTGACACACGGGTCGGTTAAAGAGCTTCAGCAACTAACCAAAATTGACGAGAACAGCATCCTGGAAAATATTATTAAGATAAATGATAAACTAAATAACCGAAGCAGCGATATACTGCCTACAATAGAACCCATAGCCTCCACCAACATAATACACAATCGTTTCATAGTCAAATAA